One segment of Metallosphaera cuprina Ar-4 DNA contains the following:
- a CDS encoding SDR family oxidoreductase, translating into MDLGIKGKRVLVTASSKGIGFATARRFLEEGAIVTISSHNAESLNAAYEKLKDIGQVYKIIADLNEPTEVSELVKGSYEKMGGLDVTVYVTGSPKPGNVLELSDADWRAGFNLLLLSAVIVVRESAKLMKSGGRIILSTSMTLKQPIDNLDLSNVIRLSLAGLIKSASRELGSRGILINGVMPGWTLTERVNQLAKDRAKREGKTEEQVISEIVREVPLRRIGLPEEVANVILFLSSSLSTYVTGALIPVDGGIIRGTL; encoded by the coding sequence ATGGACCTGGGAATTAAAGGTAAAAGAGTCCTTGTGACCGCATCAAGTAAGGGGATAGGTTTCGCCACAGCTAGGAGATTTCTAGAAGAAGGCGCAATAGTAACAATATCATCTCACAACGCCGAATCTCTTAATGCGGCTTATGAAAAACTCAAAGATATAGGCCAGGTGTATAAAATAATTGCAGACTTAAATGAACCGACCGAAGTTTCAGAACTAGTTAAAGGCTCTTATGAAAAGATGGGTGGACTTGACGTTACGGTTTACGTAACCGGTAGCCCAAAGCCAGGAAACGTCTTAGAACTATCGGACGCGGATTGGAGAGCAGGTTTTAACCTTCTTCTTCTTAGTGCCGTAATTGTTGTAAGAGAATCAGCTAAACTCATGAAATCTGGAGGGAGAATAATACTATCAACCTCCATGACGTTAAAACAACCTATTGATAACCTTGACTTATCTAATGTGATAAGGCTATCTTTAGCGGGATTAATAAAGTCTGCATCAAGGGAACTAGGAAGCAGAGGAATCTTAATAAATGGGGTAATGCCAGGATGGACTCTCACGGAAAGAGTTAATCAATTGGCAAAGGATAGAGCTAAACGGGAGGGTAAAACTGAGGAGCAAGTCATTTCTGAGATCGTAAGGGAGGTCCCACTTAGAAGGATAGGACTACCCGAAGAAGTGGCTAACGTAATACTATTCCTTAGCTCATCTTTGTCGACCTA
- the udg gene encoding type-4 uracil-DNA glycosylase, with protein MSSLQDIRNQVINCKKCHLHKTRTYAVPGEGNTNSEIVLVGEAPGAKEDRTGRPFVGAAGQLLDELIQRYLRIERDSVFITNLVKCRPPNNRDPSEDEIVTCSPYLLAQINLIKPKIIVTLGRHSTRFFQNLAKVEEESISKCHGKPFYINLSFGTVRVFPSYHPAAALYNRSLKSELEKDFQLLSRLISTSSKSTTLDYFLDQHGPGN; from the coding sequence ATGAGCTCGTTGCAGGACATTAGAAATCAAGTAATAAACTGTAAAAAATGCCATCTTCACAAGACTAGGACATATGCCGTACCTGGAGAAGGTAATACAAATAGCGAAATAGTCCTTGTTGGTGAAGCGCCGGGTGCAAAGGAAGACAGAACTGGGAGGCCATTCGTCGGAGCTGCAGGTCAACTCCTCGATGAGTTAATACAGAGGTACTTACGAATTGAGAGAGATTCAGTTTTTATAACTAACCTGGTTAAATGTAGACCTCCCAACAATAGAGATCCCTCTGAAGATGAGATAGTTACGTGCTCTCCCTATCTATTAGCTCAGATAAATTTAATAAAACCTAAAATAATTGTAACTTTGGGAAGACATTCCACAAGGTTCTTTCAGAATTTAGCTAAAGTGGAAGAAGAGTCGATATCAAAATGTCACGGTAAACCTTTCTACATAAATCTTTCCTTCGGGACAGTTAGAGTCTTCCCCAGTTATCACCCTGCAGCAGCCCTTTACAATAGATCCCTTAAATCTGAATTGGAAAAAGATTTCCAGTTGTTATCAAGGTTAATATCAACAAGTTCAAAATCCACAACTCTGGATTACTTCCTAGATCAACATGGACCTGGGAATTAA
- a CDS encoding sulfite exporter TauE/SafE family protein, with amino-acid sequence MIEILLSPLEYILAIVAGIIVGFSLGLIGGGGSILAVPLLLYFVGLASVPPQYSSTPALASQYIDVVDHMALGTTALAVGLNAYINSYIHFRRGNVKILEGVIFTIPGVVGASLGSYVSHITPGKSLLFFFGILMIGVAFLMLRQKSADKLKQDQNGGGLARLSLAKVIPTGLVVGFASGFFGIGGGFLIVPGLLFSTGICMIKAVGTSLIAVGTFGITSAAVYSIYGYVLPIISVLYLVGGIAGGYAGASIATKLPRGTLRKIFAFIIIIVALYIIALNYRGLLLIIH; translated from the coding sequence ATGATTGAAATACTACTTTCACCACTAGAGTACATACTTGCGATTGTGGCCGGGATAATTGTAGGATTTAGTTTAGGATTAATAGGAGGAGGAGGTTCTATACTAGCCGTTCCGTTATTGCTTTATTTCGTTGGTCTTGCGAGCGTTCCACCACAATACTCATCTACGCCAGCATTGGCCAGTCAATATATCGACGTGGTGGATCATATGGCTTTAGGTACAACAGCCTTAGCTGTAGGGCTTAACGCCTATATAAATAGCTACATCCATTTTAGAAGAGGAAATGTAAAGATATTGGAAGGTGTTATTTTTACTATACCAGGCGTAGTTGGTGCATCTTTAGGCAGTTATGTAAGCCACATTACTCCAGGTAAATCACTTCTCTTCTTTTTTGGCATACTCATGATAGGAGTGGCTTTCTTAATGCTAAGACAGAAATCTGCAGACAAATTAAAACAGGATCAAAACGGTGGAGGACTAGCTAGACTTTCACTAGCTAAAGTGATTCCAACTGGACTTGTTGTAGGATTTGCTTCTGGCTTTTTCGGAATAGGCGGAGGTTTCCTTATAGTACCAGGTTTGTTATTTAGCACAGGAATTTGCATGATAAAGGCGGTAGGAACGTCTCTCATTGCAGTGGGAACGTTTGGTATAACGTCAGCGGCAGTTTATTCAATCTATGGATACGTTTTGCCAATCATAAGCGTGTTGTATCTTGTAGGTGGGATAGCTGGAGGATATGCAGGGGCATCAATAGCCACTAAATTACCTAGGGGTACATTAAGAAAAATATTCGCATTTATAATTATTATTGTTGCTTTATATATAATAGCCTTGAATTATAGAGGTCTACTACTCATTATACATTAG
- a CDS encoding DedA family protein has protein sequence MINVPPSYSIVFVLMILEGMSLPIPSEIVMPLVGYYSTKGFLDPYAGIAVGTLGSLVGSLIDYYIALKLGLPFLERYGKIFKLTHDKLESLSRWFERYGIQSVFLFRFVPAFRALISFPAGLSKMRLPLFILATFFGHLIWDSVLVYIGIYFSSTWESIINILDHYLYIISAIVAIGIVLYILIKGNFLKF, from the coding sequence ATGATAAACGTTCCTCCGTCATATAGTATAGTTTTCGTGCTCATGATCCTTGAGGGAATGTCACTTCCGATTCCTAGCGAAATAGTGATGCCGTTAGTAGGTTACTATTCAACAAAAGGGTTTTTGGATCCTTATGCAGGAATAGCAGTAGGTACTCTTGGTAGTCTTGTAGGGTCGCTTATAGATTATTACATAGCGTTAAAATTAGGTCTTCCTTTCCTAGAGAGATATGGTAAAATATTCAAGCTAACTCATGATAAGTTAGAATCGTTGTCTAGATGGTTTGAGAGATATGGAATTCAATCTGTATTCCTTTTCAGGTTCGTTCCAGCCTTTAGAGCTCTCATCTCCTTCCCTGCGGGGCTAAGTAAGATGAGGCTACCACTTTTCATTTTAGCTACCTTTTTTGGGCATTTGATTTGGGACTCAGTACTTGTTTATATAGGAATTTATTTTTCTTCAACGTGGGAAAGTATTATAAATATTTTAGATCACTACCTTTACATTATCTCTGCTATCGTTGCAATAGGAATTGTTCTCTATATTTTGATCAAAGGAAACTTTTTAAAGTTTTAA
- a CDS encoding metal-dependent transcriptional regulator, which yields MDVSERELEYLIAIKKINDSGKPGKLTQIAREIEVSPASAFEELKHLESKGLISKSDNNIYITNEGRRSLDKAIRAHRILELLLVKVGIDPKTACDYSKEFELKVPDEIIEKLYEYLGKPNKCPHGNGIP from the coding sequence ATGGACGTTAGTGAAAGAGAACTAGAATACCTTATAGCAATAAAGAAGATTAACGATTCGGGAAAGCCAGGAAAGCTAACTCAAATAGCGAGAGAGATAGAAGTGTCCCCAGCTAGCGCTTTTGAGGAACTCAAGCATTTAGAAAGCAAAGGATTGATTTCCAAATCTGATAACAACATATACATAACTAATGAGGGTCGTAGGAGTCTTGATAAAGCTATAAGAGCTCATAGAATCTTAGAACTCCTCTTGGTGAAGGTGGGTATAGACCCTAAAACAGCATGCGATTACTCTAAAGAGTTCGAGCTTAAAGTGCCGGATGAAATAATCGAGAAGTTATATGAATATCTGGGAAAACCTAATAAATGTCCTCACGGGAACGGAATTCCATGA
- a CDS encoding cation:proton antiporter domain-containing protein: MNVVTSSLLYIGIMLVSAKLMEEGFSRLGLTPFVGAILIGLILGRGVLNVISLNDVISFVTSLGIIFLLFLAGAEEFGDSMELTPRILVSSLILTIVPFIVVFLFLTLIGVSNPLTVTFPLIMTSVGPMTRLLMDTGLVRSDTGRKLFYQGTLVEIISVIVFAIVSKPASLYSLIREALEIVVLFSIILFVGPKLSRLLEEIESFIKVREVELAFLLTVIMVTGYVSEIFGFNSAIAALFLGFLLRDYLGDRPDLKEKMHGLTYGFFEPLFFVSIGLYFAPLNLYITTIGLLLFVLILSTKFLSGYLTGFIVKMDGIVNGLGVSSKGGVDASLLISAFVLGELSQTEYSYSALSITLMSLTIPLIFKLKVRGIGVEEKKKPKFYEKLGSLSTITPLYATMDSSLREIINMITERGARAIVVVDECLHPIGLITVQQLLEIDPSYYSVYKARDLELKDLVIMEENRRVIDALRKFRATETAVIAVVDKNGKLVQTIYERELLRVLNSL, translated from the coding sequence ATGAACGTAGTGACCTCATCACTCCTCTATATCGGTATCATGCTAGTCTCAGCTAAACTCATGGAAGAGGGTTTCTCTAGACTCGGATTAACTCCCTTTGTAGGTGCTATATTGATAGGTCTGATTCTTGGGAGAGGTGTCCTGAACGTTATATCTCTCAATGACGTTATAAGTTTCGTTACTTCCTTGGGGATTATATTTCTTCTATTCCTGGCTGGAGCTGAAGAGTTCGGCGACTCGATGGAGCTAACACCTAGGATTTTAGTATCCTCCTTAATACTCACCATAGTCCCCTTTATAGTTGTATTTTTATTTCTTACACTGATCGGGGTTTCCAACCCATTAACAGTAACCTTTCCATTGATAATGACTAGCGTAGGGCCTATGACGAGGTTATTGATGGATACAGGACTAGTTAGAAGTGACACGGGCAGAAAGCTGTTTTATCAAGGTACTTTAGTAGAAATAATTTCAGTAATCGTATTTGCTATTGTATCCAAACCGGCTTCTCTATATTCTCTCATCAGAGAGGCTCTCGAGATTGTTGTGCTATTTTCAATAATCCTCTTTGTAGGTCCTAAATTATCTAGATTGTTAGAAGAAATTGAAAGTTTTATAAAGGTCAGGGAAGTTGAATTGGCTTTCCTTCTTACAGTTATAATGGTTACCGGCTACGTTTCGGAGATATTCGGTTTCAATTCGGCTATAGCGGCTTTATTTTTAGGCTTCCTCCTTAGGGATTACTTAGGAGATAGACCAGACCTTAAGGAAAAGATGCACGGTTTAACTTACGGATTCTTTGAACCCTTATTTTTCGTTAGTATAGGCCTGTACTTCGCCCCGTTAAATCTATACATTACAACGATTGGGTTACTACTGTTCGTTCTAATACTTTCCACCAAATTCTTGTCCGGTTATCTGACAGGCTTTATCGTGAAAATGGATGGGATAGTAAACGGGTTAGGAGTCTCTTCAAAAGGAGGTGTAGATGCCTCATTACTCATATCAGCGTTCGTATTGGGTGAACTTAGTCAAACAGAATACTCTTACTCGGCATTAAGTATCACGCTAATGTCTCTAACTATACCTCTGATCTTTAAATTAAAGGTGAGAGGAATTGGAGTTGAGGAAAAGAAGAAGCCTAAATTTTATGAAAAACTTGGCTCGTTGTCTACGATAACTCCGTTATACGCAACCATGGATTCCTCCTTAAGGGAAATAATTAATATGATAACTGAAAGAGGTGCGAGAGCAATTGTGGTAGTAGATGAATGTCTCCATCCGATTGGGCTAATAACTGTACAACAGCTCTTAGAGATAGACCCGTCATATTATTCTGTTTACAAGGCTAGGGATCTAGAGCTAAAGGATCTAGTTATTATGGAGGAGAACAGGAGAGTGATAGACGCATTGAGGAAATTTAGGGCAACTGAAACTGCGGTTATAGCAGTTGTTGATAAGAATGGAAAGCTAGTTCAAACCATCTACGAAAGGGAACTTCTTAGAGTCTTGAATTCGTTATGA
- a CDS encoding dihydrodipicolinate synthase family protein has protein sequence MKHIVVANVTPFNERGELDLEGLRSLYSFDLERGATHFWVMGTTGECKILNTEEKIRIARTSIEALGNKAIIGVNEDATENAVRLAKEYVDMGASSIFSLPPVYHKPSELGLLKYYESLSKFGIPVFVYNIPDMVGYSISSALTLKMAEEGIIQGMKYTTRDLISFLEYVNIKQNVNNFKIYMGTEQLILPSLMYGGDGVVTAVANFAPELVTRIFENFDKGNLQQAMNEQVKVNKLASAISNKDYPSGVKIALRYRGIYVGKVREPLQEDINQEGIIYAVLKELGL, from the coding sequence ATGAAGCATATCGTTGTGGCTAACGTTACGCCATTTAATGAAAGGGGAGAACTAGATCTAGAAGGTTTGAGATCACTCTATTCTTTTGACTTAGAAAGAGGTGCAACTCATTTTTGGGTAATGGGAACCACAGGTGAATGTAAGATTCTCAATACGGAAGAAAAAATTCGTATAGCTAGAACTTCCATTGAAGCTTTAGGTAATAAGGCAATTATAGGTGTTAACGAAGATGCCACTGAAAACGCAGTCAGATTAGCTAAGGAATACGTAGACATGGGGGCCTCCTCAATATTCTCCTTACCTCCCGTTTACCACAAACCATCTGAACTGGGCCTTCTGAAGTATTATGAATCGCTATCTAAGTTTGGAATACCTGTTTTTGTATATAATATTCCAGATATGGTTGGATATTCAATATCTTCAGCACTAACATTGAAGATGGCTGAAGAGGGAATAATCCAAGGGATGAAATATACTACAAGGGATCTAATATCTTTTCTAGAATATGTCAATATAAAACAGAATGTGAATAATTTCAAGATTTATATGGGTACTGAACAGCTGATATTGCCCTCTTTAATGTACGGTGGAGACGGAGTTGTAACCGCTGTAGCCAACTTCGCTCCCGAACTAGTTACAAGGATATTTGAGAATTTCGATAAAGGCAACTTGCAACAGGCCATGAACGAACAGGTAAAGGTTAATAAATTAGCGTCAGCGATTTCCAATAAAGATTATCCCTCAGGTGTTAAGATAGCCCTCAGATATAGAGGAATTTATGTCGGGAAAGTGAGGGAGCCTCTCCAGGAAGATATAAATCAGGAGGGAATAATATATGCCGTACTAAAGGAATTAGGTTTGTAG
- a CDS encoding ATPase: MKILINGGLAYDSGKTRLGLTLISELRSVGIDLLPLKPVAGHNIWYSFSTVQKSLEKGVLLGNDALAYHELTGMDPEKVNPFAVLLSPVNLEAIGKNTSLYNYLMEKGYPIILRIRKDNCSEYIIEEHQLVPESLKPALNAMKERFKPKINSIESINEIIANSGYLVKEHVKRFLESNSNVIVESYNNAAFPTFIEDLDFVITVFPSLAYVFDGVDYMRFIRFMSKAPWLIKAELALRYIRSVHFALEPITSKNNELVNYLIRKS; encoded by the coding sequence TTGAAGATCCTCATCAACGGGGGATTGGCTTATGACTCAGGTAAGACTAGACTCGGATTAACTCTTATATCTGAGCTTAGATCTGTAGGCATAGATCTGTTACCTTTGAAGCCAGTTGCGGGACACAACATATGGTATAGCTTCTCTACTGTTCAGAAAAGCTTAGAAAAAGGTGTGCTATTGGGAAATGACGCTTTAGCTTACCACGAGCTTACCGGTATGGATCCCGAAAAAGTGAACCCTTTTGCGGTCCTTCTCTCCCCTGTGAATTTAGAGGCTATAGGCAAAAACACTTCATTGTATAATTATTTGATGGAGAAAGGCTATCCAATTATATTAAGGATAAGGAAAGATAATTGTAGCGAATACATTATAGAGGAGCATCAGTTAGTACCTGAATCTTTGAAGCCCGCTCTAAACGCTATGAAAGAGAGGTTTAAGCCAAAGATCAATAGTATCGAATCAATCAATGAAATTATAGCGAATTCTGGTTACCTCGTAAAGGAGCATGTAAAGAGGTTTTTGGAAAGTAACTCTAACGTGATTGTAGAGTCTTACAATAACGCCGCTTTCCCCACATTTATAGAAGACTTAGATTTCGTGATAACTGTTTTCCCTTCACTTGCTTACGTCTTTGATGGAGTGGACTACATGAGGTTTATCAGATTCATGTCCAAAGCTCCTTGGTTAATCAAGGCAGAGTTGGCCTTAAGATACATTCGATCTGTACATTTTGCGTTAGAACCAATCACGTCAAAAAATAATGAACTAGTTAATTATCTCATAAGGAAAAGCTAG
- a CDS encoding DUF1641 domain-containing protein translates to MESLEIQAIDKLLSPDKLMTVNKFLDLLGTLDNLGFIDLVNGALQDQELIGKIMGSIINDNTLSWVTQLNNVTPLIQILLEKETTESLNYALNFLSALKNSGILEPIIGMLNDPDALGKVMGALINDKTLQIIANWGPTLDLVNAIGNALTQENKPVKSLFDMYKMLKDPEIQKGMGVLFGIIKELGKISK, encoded by the coding sequence TTGGAAAGTTTAGAGATTCAGGCTATAGACAAACTCCTGAGTCCTGATAAGTTAATGACGGTGAACAAGTTCCTTGACTTACTAGGAACTTTAGACAATCTAGGGTTTATAGACCTTGTAAACGGCGCGCTTCAGGACCAAGAACTAATAGGGAAAATAATGGGGAGCATAATAAATGATAACACACTAAGCTGGGTTACACAACTTAATAATGTAACGCCTCTGATTCAAATCCTCCTAGAGAAGGAAACGACTGAGAGTTTAAATTATGCGTTAAACTTCCTCTCAGCGTTGAAAAACTCTGGAATTCTTGAGCCAATCATAGGAATGCTTAACGATCCAGACGCCTTGGGAAAAGTAATGGGAGCCCTGATCAATGATAAAACGTTACAGATAATTGCTAACTGGGGTCCTACTCTCGATCTAGTTAACGCTATAGGAAACGCTTTAACCCAAGAAAACAAACCGGTAAAATCGCTTTTCGACATGTACAAGATGCTGAAAGATCCAGAGATCCAGAAAGGAATGGGAGTCCTGTTCGGAATAATCAAAGAACTAGGTAAAATTTCGAAATAG
- a CDS encoding NAD(P)/FAD-dependent oxidoreductase: MVKVLVLGGRFGGLTAAYNAKRLLGSKAEVKLMNQDRFTYFRPALPHVAIGVRDVEELRIDLASAMPEKGISFSQGKVEKIDAESRLVYYKKPDGTMGEEEYDYLMVGIGAHLGTELIKGWDQFGYSVCEPEFAVKLRDKLKDFKGGHITIGSGPFYQGKNLNPKVPKNFIPQADSACEGPVFEMSLMLHGYFTKKGMWDKVKVTVYSPGEYLSDLSPASRKAVAEIYKGLGIELVHNFRLKELREKEIVDEKGNKLESDLSILLPPYTGNPALKASTKDLIDDGGFIPTDLNMQSIKYDNIYAVGDSNSLTVPKLGYLAVQTGRIAAQHLASRLGVNTKVESYYPTIVCVADNPLEGYAVSVKDDTWYGGQISIAQPAAANHLKKELFTKYFMWTKGDMVLEKFLGSW, encoded by the coding sequence ATGGTAAAGGTCTTAGTTTTGGGAGGAAGATTTGGTGGATTGACCGCGGCGTATAATGCGAAGAGACTTCTCGGAAGTAAAGCAGAAGTTAAACTAATGAACCAAGACAGGTTTACATATTTTAGACCGGCTCTACCACACGTAGCCATAGGCGTGAGAGACGTCGAGGAGCTGAGAATAGATTTAGCCTCTGCGATGCCAGAAAAGGGGATCTCGTTCTCTCAGGGCAAAGTTGAAAAAATTGACGCAGAGTCCAGGCTAGTTTATTACAAGAAACCGGACGGAACTATGGGAGAAGAAGAGTACGACTACCTCATGGTTGGGATAGGAGCTCATCTAGGCACAGAACTTATTAAGGGATGGGACCAATTCGGATACAGCGTATGTGAGCCAGAATTTGCTGTAAAACTTAGAGATAAGCTAAAGGACTTCAAGGGAGGGCATATAACTATAGGATCCGGTCCTTTCTATCAGGGTAAAAACTTGAACCCCAAGGTACCCAAAAATTTCATTCCACAGGCTGACTCAGCATGCGAGGGACCTGTATTTGAGATGTCACTGATGCTACACGGTTACTTCACAAAGAAGGGCATGTGGGATAAAGTTAAGGTAACGGTCTACTCACCAGGCGAATATTTATCTGATCTATCTCCCGCATCTAGAAAAGCCGTTGCTGAGATATACAAGGGATTGGGCATAGAATTAGTTCACAACTTTAGACTAAAGGAGTTGAGAGAGAAAGAGATAGTAGACGAGAAAGGAAACAAGTTAGAATCAGATCTAAGCATATTGCTTCCCCCATATACTGGGAATCCGGCCTTGAAAGCGTCCACAAAGGACTTAATAGATGATGGGGGGTTCATACCCACCGACCTGAACATGCAATCGATTAAGTACGATAACATCTACGCTGTGGGAGACTCTAACTCCCTCACTGTGCCTAAACTAGGATACCTTGCAGTTCAAACCGGTAGGATAGCCGCACAACACTTAGCTTCCAGGTTAGGAGTAAATACTAAGGTTGAATCGTATTACCCGACTATAGTTTGTGTTGCGGATAACCCCTTAGAAGGTTATGCGGTCTCTGTAAAGGACGACACATGGTACGGAGGTCAAATCTCAATAGCGCAACCTGCGGCGGCAAATCACCTAAAGAAGGAGTTATTCACAAAGTACTTCATGTGGACTAAGGGAGATATGGTACTTGAGAAGTTTCTAGGAAGCTGGTGA
- a CDS encoding alpha/beta fold hydrolase: MSERYFEIRGKKIRYIDNNVKGNRKLILFHGARFNANTWLTTGTLQYLETEGIPSLAVDFPGYGKSETGWDDLAEFIKDLIAESELETPVLLGPSMGGNAVLRYALRYDRVSGLVLVGAVGVKEVEKDIKKLSNTPTLLVWGAKDNVSSIENAKVILNNSKAAKLEIIGSQHACYLDDPERFNQTVSSFVKHLLQ; the protein is encoded by the coding sequence ATGTCCGAGCGTTATTTTGAGATCAGAGGAAAGAAGATTCGTTACATTGATAATAACGTAAAAGGGAACAGGAAGCTCATTCTGTTTCACGGTGCTCGATTCAACGCTAACACGTGGCTTACTACAGGCACGTTACAGTATCTAGAAACTGAAGGAATACCTTCTTTAGCTGTGGATTTCCCGGGATATGGAAAATCTGAGACAGGATGGGATGACCTTGCCGAGTTCATAAAGGATTTAATTGCTGAAAGTGAGTTAGAGACTCCGGTCCTATTAGGTCCTTCAATGGGAGGTAACGCAGTGCTAAGGTATGCTTTAAGGTACGATCGAGTCTCAGGGTTAGTATTAGTCGGCGCGGTTGGAGTTAAAGAAGTTGAGAAAGATATTAAAAAGCTTAGCAATACACCAACACTGTTAGTTTGGGGTGCAAAGGACAACGTTTCTTCGATAGAAAACGCTAAAGTAATCCTGAATAACTCAAAAGCGGCCAAGTTGGAGATCATAGGTTCACAGCACGCTTGTTATCTAGACGATCCGGAAAGATTTAATCAAACAGTATCTAGTTTCGTGAAACATTTACTTCAATGA
- a CDS encoding DUF2250 domain-containing protein, translating into MESDLSKFLRELIQDKRYLIILQHLRKANVDYGKSIMLNTKIPIQEVVEILDKLESIGLIERVRGATLKNTEAKFKLSSEVHKHHTYYTLTRLGNHLLRYLTQEDLLRAYIEYLKEDDLSLNLIRLADELNADHALTYAKLTKRKLEEVNAKLEELERMGLLEEKNAKIIKFGDRKSKPKKETRTHHKYYGLSRIGDLLVRELKREGILPK; encoded by the coding sequence ATGGAATCGGATTTAAGTAAGTTTTTAAGGGAGTTGATTCAGGATAAAAGATATCTCATTATACTGCAACACTTAAGGAAAGCTAATGTTGACTATGGAAAGTCCATAATGCTAAATACCAAGATTCCTATTCAGGAGGTTGTAGAAATACTAGATAAATTAGAATCCATAGGTCTAATTGAGCGGGTTCGAGGTGCGACTCTTAAGAATACAGAAGCTAAGTTTAAGTTAAGTTCGGAAGTACATAAACATCACACTTACTACACTCTGACTAGACTGGGTAATCACTTATTGAGATATCTCACTCAGGAGGACCTTTTACGAGCTTATATAGAGTATTTAAAAGAAGACGATCTCTCATTAAACTTAATCAGGCTAGCTGATGAGTTAAACGCAGATCACGCACTGACCTACGCTAAGTTGACTAAAAGGAAACTAGAGGAAGTAAACGCTAAATTAGAGGAACTAGAAAGGATGGGCTTGCTTGAAGAGAAAAACGCTAAGATAATAAAGTTTGGAGACAGGAAATCAAAGCCAAAGAAGGAAACAAGGACCCATCACAAATATTATGGTCTCTCCAGGATAGGTGATCTTCTTGTGAGAGAGTTAAAAAGGGAAGGGATCTTGCCCAAGTAG
- the meaB gene encoding methylmalonyl Co-A mutase-associated GTPase MeaB, translated as MGGDEIAISKVLTNIEYDTKNGLEYLSVLSKFSGKAHTIGITGIPGAGKSTLISALIENYVKAGHKVGVIMIDPSSPISMGSFMGNRIRMQEKSLMNNVFIRSIASRGHLGGFTSEAIMLTEALDGLGYDRIILETVGAGQTDTDVMSASHTLAVLVIPGAGDEIQAFKAGIMEIGDVYVINKADKPEAEAVYDAVKFAVESGEVYYRDEWKPRIIKVSALKKTGIQELVDIFEEHAEFLRTRNLFYEKVRKRRIKMIELLLRKRFNNIISKVVEKNQNVMDEMISKGKTDELIANLYDLVKQQL; from the coding sequence ATGGGAGGGGACGAGATAGCGATCTCGAAGGTTCTAACGAACATTGAGTATGACACTAAAAATGGATTGGAATATTTGAGTGTCCTCTCTAAGTTTTCCGGAAAGGCCCACACTATTGGAATAACTGGAATACCTGGCGCAGGCAAAAGTACTCTAATTTCTGCATTAATTGAAAATTACGTAAAGGCCGGCCACAAAGTGGGAGTGATTATGATAGACCCCTCAAGCCCAATCTCCATGGGCTCGTTTATGGGAAACAGGATAAGAATGCAAGAGAAGAGCCTTATGAATAACGTTTTCATAAGGAGCATAGCTTCCAGAGGCCATTTAGGAGGTTTTACCTCAGAGGCTATTATGTTAACCGAGGCTTTAGATGGGCTAGGTTACGATAGGATTATCCTTGAAACTGTGGGGGCAGGCCAAACGGACACCGACGTCATGTCTGCCAGCCACACCTTAGCTGTTCTTGTTATCCCAGGAGCTGGAGATGAGATTCAGGCGTTTAAAGCTGGGATTATGGAAATTGGAGATGTTTATGTTATAAATAAAGCAGATAAACCTGAAGCAGAAGCGGTCTATGATGCTGTAAAGTTTGCAGTTGAAAGTGGAGAGGTCTATTATAGAGACGAGTGGAAACCTAGAATAATTAAGGTAAGTGCACTCAAAAAGACGGGAATTCAAGAGCTCGTCGACATTTTCGAAGAACATGCTGAGTTCCTAAGAACACGGAACTTATTCTATGAGAAAGTTAGAAAGAGAAGAATCAAGATGATCGAGTTACTACTAAGGAAAAGGTTTAACAATATAATATCTAAAGTGGTTGAGAAAAATCAAAACGTTATGGACGAGATGATCTCTAAAGGTAAAACTGATGAGTTAATTGCAAACTTATACGACTTAGTTAAACAACAACTCTAA